A genomic stretch from uncultured Cohaesibacter sp. includes:
- the rpmF gene encoding 50S ribosomal protein L32 gives MAVPKSKVTRMKRGFRRSADALKQSVYVEDKDSGELRRPHHIDLKTGMYRGRQILEQKD, from the coding sequence ATGGCTGTGCCAAAAAGTAAAGTGACCCGTATGAAGCGTGGCTTCCGCCGCTCTGCGGATGCACTCAAACAGTCGGTCTATGTCGAAGACAAGGATTCTGGCGAACTGCGCCGTCCTCATCATATCGACCTGAAGACCGGCATGTATCGTGGTCGTCAGATTCTGGAGCAGAAAGACTAA
- a CDS encoding GGDEF domain-containing protein: MDTSSPRSKTAIKARDILTSIGEVVYEWQAATDRLRWSNNAFDVLKTDILTVFPNGKSYTDLITPDTLTSRYRAIFGSGKSDDGEGVPFECIYCLAPLGFENELRLWVEESGRWFADRTGRAERVHGIIRVVNEEQHREQRLRFLSQFDALTGLFNRSVFLDQLQQTLEQCKEKGKEACFLIAHIDNFRVVNEAYGFDVADQVICEVARRISRRLRDGDLVGRISGTKFGLLINNCSEKEMSAAAALSGCHAGRADQDRCWPCACHPDDGRRVSGRWHRGSAQGRDWRSGCPGSGKEPLPRDFSLLQCQAFCSRRAPREDQDVR; encoded by the coding sequence TTGGACACTTCATCGCCTCGATCAAAGACGGCTATCAAGGCGCGTGACATTCTCACCTCCATCGGAGAGGTAGTGTATGAATGGCAGGCAGCCACGGATCGTTTGCGCTGGAGCAACAATGCATTCGATGTTCTCAAAACCGATATTCTGACTGTTTTTCCAAATGGCAAATCCTATACGGATCTGATCACACCAGACACGCTGACCTCACGCTACCGGGCTATCTTCGGCTCTGGCAAAAGCGATGACGGTGAGGGAGTGCCTTTTGAATGCATCTATTGTCTTGCGCCGCTGGGGTTTGAAAACGAGCTGAGGCTCTGGGTGGAAGAAAGTGGACGCTGGTTTGCTGACAGAACAGGCCGTGCCGAGCGGGTCCACGGGATCATCCGTGTGGTCAATGAAGAGCAGCATCGCGAGCAGCGTTTGCGCTTTCTGTCCCAGTTTGATGCGCTGACCGGATTGTTCAATCGCTCGGTCTTTCTGGATCAGTTGCAGCAGACCCTTGAGCAATGCAAAGAGAAGGGCAAGGAAGCCTGCTTCCTGATTGCCCATATCGATAATTTTCGCGTGGTCAACGAGGCCTATGGGTTTGATGTCGCCGATCAGGTGATTTGCGAAGTGGCCCGGCGCATCTCGCGGCGCTTGCGCGATGGTGATCTTGTGGGCCGCATCTCGGGCACCAAATTTGGCCTGTTGATCAACAATTGCTCCGAGAAGGAAATGTCAGCCGCCGCAGCGCTTTCTGGATGCCACGCGGGAAGAGCTGATCAAGACCGATGTTGGCCCTGTGCATGTCACCCTGACGATGGGCGGCGTGTATCTGGGCGATGGCATAGAGGATCTGCGCAAGGCAGAGATTGGCGCTCTGGATGCCCTGGATCGGGCAAAGAGCCATTGCCGCGGGACTTTTCGCTCCTTCAATGCCAAGCCTTTTGCTCTAGAAGAGCGCCTAGAGAAGATCAGGATGTCCGATGA
- a CDS encoding EAL domain-containing protein, whose translation MSDEVITALNERRIDLAFQPIVKAVSGAVAFHEVLVRVKDRDGNSMPADSFVQYAEQLGLAAMLDHRVLEMTLDLLFAHEKAYLSMNVSTDVGADKEWLDYLRARLVNNPDVAKRLVIEISERSTLNNPETAVEFVRSVKELGIRVAIDDFGAGYTSFQHLQLLDADMVKIAGSLMRDIAENDQNRAIVRMFAELASELGFDVVAKWVVSAEVADLLAPLKISYLQGFHFGEPVSKLPWQKDDAQAKTK comes from the coding sequence ATGTCCGATGAGGTTATCACGGCCCTCAATGAGCGGCGTATCGATCTGGCCTTTCAGCCGATTGTGAAAGCCGTTTCGGGCGCTGTGGCGTTTCATGAGGTGCTGGTGCGGGTCAAGGATCGCGACGGCAACTCAATGCCTGCCGACAGTTTCGTGCAGTATGCCGAGCAACTGGGGTTGGCTGCGATGCTGGACCACCGTGTTCTGGAGATGACGCTGGATCTGCTTTTTGCCCATGAAAAGGCGTATCTGAGCATGAATGTGTCAACCGATGTTGGCGCGGACAAGGAATGGCTGGACTATCTTAGGGCACGGCTCGTCAACAATCCCGATGTTGCGAAGCGTTTGGTGATTGAAATTTCCGAACGATCAACTCTTAACAATCCGGAAACGGCCGTCGAATTTGTGCGCTCTGTCAAGGAACTGGGCATTCGCGTTGCGATTGATGATTTCGGAGCGGGCTACACATCTTTCCAGCATCTGCAGTTGCTGGATGCGGATATGGTCAAGATTGCCGGGAGTCTGATGCGGGATATCGCAGAGAATGACCAGAATCGGGCGATTGTGCGCATGTTTGCCGAGCTGGCAAGCGAATTGGGCTTTGATGTTGTGGCAAAATGGGTTGTGAGCGCCGAAGTGGCCGATCTGCTGGCCCCGCTCAAGATTTCCTATCTGCAGGGCTTCCATTTTGGCGAGCCCGTTAGCAAGCTGCCTTGGCAAAAGGATGATGCGCAAGCCAAGACCAAGTGA
- the phaR gene encoding polyhydroxyalkanoate synthesis repressor PhaR, with protein sequence MTKQADQTVIKKYANRRLYNTGTSTYVTLEDLSDMVKAKEDFVVYDAKSGDDITRSVLTQIIFEHENRGQHLLPIDFLRQLIRFYGDSMQHLVPSYLDFTMQNLAKDQENLRKQMADSFGDSAMEAMEEQVRRNSEIFENAMKMFMPFGSAPQKTKKEPEPSKPSELELLKDQIADMQKTISELVDRSGKN encoded by the coding sequence ATGACAAAACAAGCGGATCAAACTGTCATCAAGAAATATGCGAACCGCAGATTATACAACACCGGCACCAGCACCTATGTCACGCTGGAAGATCTGTCTGACATGGTAAAGGCAAAGGAGGATTTTGTCGTCTATGATGCCAAGAGTGGAGACGACATAACCCGCTCAGTTCTCACGCAGATCATCTTCGAGCATGAGAATAGGGGCCAGCATCTTCTGCCGATCGACTTCCTGCGCCAGCTAATCCGTTTCTATGGCGACTCGATGCAGCATCTGGTGCCAAGCTATCTCGATTTCACCATGCAAAATCTGGCCAAGGATCAGGAAAATTTGCGCAAGCAGATGGCCGACTCCTTTGGAGATTCCGCCATGGAGGCCATGGAAGAGCAAGTGCGGCGGAATTCCGAGATTTTTGAAAATGCCATGAAGATGTTCATGCCCTTCGGCTCTGCCCCCCAGAAGACCAAGAAAGAGCCCGAACCCAGCAAGCCAAGCGAACTTGAGCTACTAAAGGACCAGATCGCCGACATGCAGAAAACGATTTCCGAACTTGTGGATCGCAGCGGCAAGAACTGA
- the phbB gene encoding acetoacetyl-CoA reductase, translated as MSKVAVVTGGTRGIGEAICIALKEAGFFVAANYAGNEESARAFSERTGIKAYKWDVGDFEACQAGLKQIEDDLGIIDIVVNNAGITRDSMLHKMELEQWHEAINVNLNSMFYMTKPIIDEMRARGHGRIINISSINGQKGQMGQTNYSAAKAGVIGFTKALAQEVARKGITVNCICPGYIDTDMVSAVPEKVLESIVSNIPVGRLGQAEEIAAMVAFLASEQAAFITGSVMTINGGQYIANG; from the coding sequence ATGTCCAAGGTTGCAGTTGTAACGGGTGGAACAAGGGGTATTGGTGAGGCGATCTGCATTGCCCTCAAAGAGGCAGGTTTTTTTGTTGCGGCCAATTATGCTGGCAATGAGGAAAGTGCAAGAGCCTTCTCGGAGCGCACGGGCATCAAGGCCTATAAATGGGATGTGGGGGATTTCGAAGCCTGCCAAGCTGGCCTGAAACAGATCGAGGACGATCTCGGCATCATTGATATCGTGGTCAACAATGCTGGCATTACGCGCGACAGCATGCTGCACAAGATGGAATTGGAGCAGTGGCATGAGGCAATCAATGTCAATCTGAATTCGATGTTCTACATGACCAAGCCGATCATTGATGAAATGCGTGCGCGTGGGCATGGGCGGATCATCAATATCTCGTCGATCAATGGCCAGAAGGGGCAGATGGGACAGACCAACTATTCTGCCGCGAAAGCAGGTGTGATCGGCTTTACCAAGGCTCTGGCGCAGGAAGTCGCTCGCAAGGGCATTACGGTCAACTGCATCTGTCCGGGCTATATTGATACCGACATGGTATCGGCGGTTCCTGAAAAGGTTCTGGAAAGCATTGTTTCCAATATTCCGGTCGGTCGGCTCGGGCAAGCTGAAGAAATTGCCGCGATGGTGGCCTTTCTGGCCTCCGAGCAAGCTGCCTTTATCACGGGCTCTGTGATGACGATCAATGGTGGCCAGTATATCGCGAATGGCTAA
- a CDS encoding EamA family transporter → MSKRLLATLVGFTAILMWSLLALFTVWSGTVPPFQLTAMSFIVGGLVGLISWVFRPSAFRVLKQPWNVWALGVFGLFGYHAAYYAALRLAPPVEAGLVNYLWPLLIVVFSSLLPGERLRWFHSLGALLGLSGAVLVVTKGQSISIDPQYVRGYSVALFGAFFWAGYSVLSRRFSHVPTDIVVGFCFVAAALSIVAHLLFETTVWPQNAIQWMATIGLGLGPAGGAFYVWDFGVKHGDIQVLGAAAYAAPLLSTAILILAGVSDFSVIIGAAALLITCGAVLASKDLFLRR, encoded by the coding sequence ATGTCCAAACGCCTGCTTGCCACCCTTGTCGGATTCACGGCAATCCTGATGTGGTCGCTCCTTGCCTTGTTCACTGTGTGGAGCGGAACGGTGCCTCCCTTTCAGCTGACCGCGATGTCTTTCATCGTGGGCGGGCTGGTTGGCCTGATCAGTTGGGTGTTTCGCCCGTCTGCCTTCAGAGTGCTCAAGCAGCCATGGAATGTCTGGGCGCTGGGGGTGTTCGGGCTGTTCGGCTATCATGCCGCTTACTATGCGGCGCTGCGTCTGGCGCCGCCGGTGGAAGCGGGTCTTGTCAACTATCTATGGCCCTTGCTGATCGTTGTCTTCTCGTCTCTCCTGCCCGGGGAGCGCTTGCGTTGGTTCCACAGTTTGGGGGCGCTTCTGGGCCTCTCAGGCGCGGTGCTCGTTGTCACCAAGGGGCAATCGATATCGATTGATCCGCAATATGTAAGGGGCTATAGCGTGGCGCTGTTTGGGGCCTTCTTCTGGGCGGGTTACTCGGTCTTGTCGCGCCGGTTTTCCCACGTGCCTACGGATATTGTGGTGGGCTTCTGTTTTGTCGCTGCCGCACTCAGCATTGTGGCGCATTTGTTGTTTGAGACGACGGTCTGGCCGCAAAATGCCATTCAATGGATGGCGACCATTGGGCTGGGGCTTGGCCCGGCTGGCGGGGCCTTTTATGTCTGGGATTTTGGGGTCAAGCACGGCGATATTCAGGTGTTGGGAGCGGCTGCCTATGCCGCGCCGCTCCTGTCTACCGCTATTCTTATTCTGGCCGGTGTATCTGATTTTTCCGTCATCATCGGAGCCGCCGCGCTATTGATCACCTGCGGGGCTGTGTTGGCATCCAAGGATCTGTTCCTGCGCCGCTAG
- a CDS encoding metal ABC transporter permease: protein MLDDFFVRALLGGIGIALVSGPLGCFIVWRRMAYFGETMSHAALLGISLSLMMDLLPFWGVFAVSIAIALALYGLEKLDRLSSDTLLGILSHASLSIGLIALGAMAWLRVDVMSLLFGDILSITRGDLALIWGGGILVLGLLLVHWRSLLAATVSHDIASAEGLPTKRANLVFILLIALVIAVAMKLIGALLITSLLIIPAASARQFARSPEVMAILAAIMACLSAIIGLNMSMIWDSNPGPSIVLGAFLLFLVSLAIAPLVRALRPPQR from the coding sequence ATGCTGGATGACTTCTTCGTGCGCGCCCTGCTCGGCGGCATCGGCATTGCCCTTGTATCCGGCCCCCTTGGCTGTTTCATCGTCTGGCGTCGCATGGCCTATTTCGGCGAGACTATGTCTCACGCGGCTCTCTTGGGCATCTCGCTTAGCCTGATGATGGATCTGCTGCCTTTCTGGGGCGTCTTTGCAGTTTCCATTGCCATTGCGCTGGCGCTCTATGGCCTGGAAAAGCTAGATCGTCTCTCAAGCGACACGCTTCTTGGCATCCTGTCCCATGCGTCCCTTTCCATCGGCCTCATTGCTCTGGGAGCCATGGCATGGCTACGTGTGGATGTCATGTCGTTGCTATTTGGAGATATCCTGTCGATCACGCGTGGTGATCTGGCCCTCATCTGGGGGGGCGGCATTCTGGTGCTCGGCCTGCTCTTGGTACACTGGCGCAGTCTTTTGGCTGCAACAGTCAGCCATGACATTGCCTCTGCAGAAGGCCTGCCCACCAAGCGGGCCAATCTGGTCTTCATCCTGCTGATCGCACTGGTCATCGCGGTGGCCATGAAGCTTATCGGGGCCCTGCTGATCACGTCGCTACTGATCATCCCTGCCGCCAGCGCCAGACAATTTGCCCGCAGCCCGGAAGTGATGGCCATTCTGGCCGCCATCATGGCATGCCTGTCGGCCATTATTGGTCTCAACATGTCGATGATCTGGGATTCAAATCCCGGCCCATCCATCGTGCTGGGGGCCTTCCTGCTGTTTCTGGTGTCGCTGGCAATCGCCCCCTTGGTGCGGGCTCTTCGCCCACCCCAACGCTAG
- a CDS encoding metal ABC transporter ATP-binding protein: protein MPHTEPLLVGTDISVKADGKTLLNNVSVSVCENEIVTIIGPNGGGKTTLLKSLLGLRPISSGTVKRKKNLNLGYVPQKLVIDRTLPLTVQRLMRLTGSYKRAQIEDALGETGVAHKIHDNIHSLSGGEMQRVLLARAIIRQPELMVLDEPVQGVDYLGEIALYQLIEAIRNKYKCGILLVSHDLHMVMRASNRVICLNTHVCCSGQPTDVEQSPDYQRLFGSRGLQTMAPYGHRHGHFHDIPPDPSSLDAHGADGHACEGDHPHCDHEGHNHAG, encoded by the coding sequence GTGCCCCATACCGAACCATTGCTCGTTGGAACAGACATTTCTGTCAAAGCTGACGGCAAGACATTGCTGAATAACGTTTCCGTTTCGGTTTGTGAAAATGAAATCGTGACGATCATCGGCCCCAACGGCGGCGGCAAGACCACCTTGCTGAAATCCCTTCTGGGCCTTAGACCGATTTCATCCGGAACCGTCAAACGCAAGAAAAACCTCAATCTGGGCTATGTGCCTCAAAAGCTTGTTATTGATCGCACGTTGCCGCTCACAGTGCAGCGCCTGATGCGGCTCACAGGCTCCTACAAGCGCGCCCAGATAGAGGATGCTCTGGGGGAGACGGGCGTCGCCCACAAGATCCACGACAATATCCACTCGCTTTCGGGCGGCGAAATGCAGCGTGTCCTGCTCGCTCGCGCCATTATCCGTCAGCCGGAGCTGATGGTGCTGGACGAACCGGTTCAGGGCGTTGACTATCTGGGTGAGATCGCGCTTTACCAGCTCATCGAAGCCATTCGAAACAAATATAAGTGCGGCATTCTTCTGGTCTCCCATGACCTGCATATGGTGATGCGCGCCTCCAACAGGGTCATTTGCCTTAATACCCATGTCTGCTGCTCCGGACAGCCGACTGATGTTGAACAAAGCCCCGATTACCAGAGGCTCTTTGGCTCTCGAGGGCTGCAGACCATGGCCCCTTATGGCCATCGACACGGCCATTTTCATGATATTCCGCCCGATCCGTCTTCTCTGGATGCGCATGGCGCCGACGGGCATGCATGCGAAGGCGACCACCCCCATTGTGATCACGAGGGACATAACCATGCTGGATGA
- a CDS encoding aldehyde dehydrogenase family protein: MSLSLASEAKSLLDAMGVDTAKLGGTISVTSPIDGSTIASVVEQSPDDMNKAVDAAHAAFLEWRTVPAPVRGELVRLLGVELRKHKEALGKLVSIEAGKILSEGLGEVQEMIDICDFAVGQSRQLYGKTIASERPGHRMMETWHPMGVCGVISAFNFPVAVWSWNTCLALICGDSVIWKPSEKTPLSALACDAILKSVIASFEQAPTDLAQVVIGGPAVGEALVDNPLVPIISATGSTRMGKAVGPRVAARFGRSILELGGNNAMIVAPSADLDMAVRAICFSAVGTAGQRCTSLRRLIVHESVVDTLVPQIKKAYGSLPVGTPLDGGTLVGPLIDEAAFSMMQDSLTKAKEQGGTVTGGERITVETCEGGFYVRPAIAEMPAQSDVVKTETFAPILYVMTYKEFDEALKLHNDVPQGLSSCIFTLDMRETELFMSAAGSDCGICNVNIGPSGAEIGGAFGGEKETGGGRESGSDAWKGYMRRATNTINYSTELPLAQGVSFDV; this comes from the coding sequence ATGAGCTTATCCCTCGCTTCTGAAGCAAAATCCCTGCTCGACGCCATGGGCGTTGACACCGCCAAACTTGGCGGAACCATTTCCGTTACCAGTCCGATCGACGGCTCGACCATCGCATCGGTCGTCGAACAATCCCCTGATGATATGAACAAGGCGGTTGATGCTGCCCATGCCGCCTTCCTTGAATGGCGCACAGTGCCCGCGCCGGTCCGTGGCGAACTGGTGCGCCTCCTGGGTGTCGAGCTGCGCAAGCACAAGGAAGCATTGGGCAAATTGGTATCCATCGAAGCTGGCAAGATCCTTTCCGAGGGCCTTGGCGAAGTACAGGAAATGATCGACATTTGCGACTTCGCTGTTGGTCAGTCGCGCCAGCTTTATGGCAAGACCATCGCATCGGAACGCCCCGGTCATCGCATGATGGAAACCTGGCACCCGATGGGCGTCTGTGGCGTCATCTCCGCCTTCAACTTCCCCGTTGCGGTTTGGTCATGGAACACCTGTCTGGCGCTCATCTGTGGCGATAGCGTCATCTGGAAGCCATCGGAAAAAACGCCACTCTCAGCGCTCGCCTGCGACGCAATCCTTAAAAGCGTGATCGCGTCCTTCGAACAGGCCCCAACCGATTTGGCTCAGGTTGTCATCGGCGGCCCGGCTGTTGGCGAAGCACTGGTGGATAATCCGCTTGTTCCGATCATCTCGGCCACCGGCTCAACCCGCATGGGCAAAGCCGTTGGTCCGCGGGTTGCGGCCCGCTTTGGTCGCTCTATTCTGGAGCTGGGGGGCAACAATGCCATGATCGTGGCCCCGAGCGCCGATCTGGATATGGCCGTGCGCGCCATCTGCTTCTCCGCAGTGGGCACCGCAGGACAGCGCTGCACCTCTCTGCGCCGCCTCATCGTACATGAGAGCGTCGTTGACACCCTGGTGCCGCAAATCAAAAAGGCCTATGGCTCTTTGCCCGTCGGCACGCCGCTGGATGGCGGCACGCTGGTTGGCCCGCTGATCGACGAAGCAGCCTTCTCGATGATGCAAGATTCCCTTACCAAGGCAAAGGAACAGGGCGGCACAGTCACCGGCGGCGAACGGATCACGGTCGAGACATGCGAAGGCGGCTTCTATGTGCGCCCAGCCATTGCCGAAATGCCAGCCCAGAGCGATGTGGTCAAAACCGAAACCTTCGCTCCGATCCTCTATGTTATGACCTACAAGGAGTTTGACGAAGCCCTCAAACTGCACAATGACGTACCGCAAGGCCTGTCTTCCTGCATCTTCACGCTGGATATGCGCGAAACCGAATTGTTCATGAGCGCGGCGGGATCTGACTGTGGCATCTGCAACGTCAATATCGGCCCGTCGGGCGCAGAAATTGGCGGAGCCTTCGGGGGAGAAAAGGAAACCGGCGGTGGCCGCGAATCCGGCTCTGACGCCTGGAAAGGCTATATGCGCCGCGCAACCAACACCATCAACTATTCCACCGAACTGCCTCTGGCACAGGGCGTTTCCTTCGACGTCTGA
- a CDS encoding Lrp/AsnC family transcriptional regulator: MRRSLDDLDRKLIRLLQADARLSTSEIGRKLDVARSTVHERIERLKREGVIDGFTVLLNSDPMEALNRAIVFVEIDPKLQGPIVQKLEDYPEISSCFTVNGAFDLSLIVEMPQLEDLDVLLDEIGEIQGVVRTMTNIILAKKFDRRHTLINETAKKLFGNEPF; encoded by the coding sequence ATGCGGCGTTCGCTAGATGATCTGGACAGAAAACTCATCCGGTTGTTGCAGGCAGATGCACGTCTTTCGACCTCTGAAATCGGGCGCAAGCTGGATGTGGCGCGCTCCACCGTGCATGAGCGCATCGAGCGGCTGAAGCGGGAAGGCGTCATTGACGGGTTTACCGTTCTGCTCAATAGCGACCCGATGGAAGCGCTCAATCGAGCGATCGTGTTTGTCGAGATTGATCCCAAACTGCAGGGGCCGATCGTACAGAAGCTTGAAGACTATCCGGAAATTTCCTCTTGCTTCACGGTAAACGGGGCGTTCGATCTGTCCTTGATCGTGGAAATGCCTCAACTGGAAGATCTGGATGTGTTGCTTGACGAAATCGGCGAAATTCAGGGCGTTGTGCGCACTATGACGAACATCATTCTGGCCAAGAAATTCGATCGTCGCCACACCTTGATCAATGAAACCGCCAAGAAGCTATTTGGCAATGAACCCTTCTAG
- the gloB gene encoding hydroxyacylglutathione hydrolase → MPNQPLETKLIPCRSDNYAVLAHDKEANLTFLVDVPEAPAIRQALKETGWTLTHILITHHHYDHVEGLAAIKKETGAKVYGPADSASKIGNIDEPLSDGDIFKFGDQDVYVLSTPGHTLDHICYWLPKAQLAFTGDTLFSMGCGRVFEGTLKDMWFSVDKLAKLPPETTFFCGHEYTETNGDFCLTIEPDNELLQQRVEEVKSLRAQGLPTVPSTILDELTTNCFLRANNSDVKASLGMDDAEDWEVFAEIRTCKDNA, encoded by the coding sequence ATGCCCAATCAGCCCCTTGAAACAAAACTCATTCCCTGCCGCTCGGACAATTATGCCGTGCTGGCCCATGACAAGGAGGCAAACCTCACCTTTCTGGTAGATGTACCCGAAGCGCCAGCCATCCGACAGGCCTTGAAGGAAACGGGCTGGACCCTGACCCATATCCTGATCACCCATCATCATTATGATCATGTCGAAGGGTTGGCTGCGATCAAGAAAGAAACAGGCGCCAAGGTCTATGGCCCCGCTGACAGCGCCAGCAAAATCGGCAATATCGACGAGCCCTTGTCTGATGGAGACATTTTCAAATTCGGCGACCAGGACGTCTATGTGTTGAGCACCCCCGGCCACACGCTGGATCATATTTGCTACTGGCTTCCGAAAGCACAATTGGCCTTCACCGGCGACACGCTCTTTTCCATGGGGTGTGGCCGCGTGTTTGAGGGCACACTCAAGGATATGTGGTTCTCCGTTGACAAGCTGGCGAAACTGCCGCCGGAAACCACTTTTTTCTGCGGTCACGAATATACCGAGACCAATGGCGATTTTTGCCTCACGATCGAACCGGACAATGAGCTACTCCAGCAGCGGGTAGAAGAGGTAAAAAGCTTGCGCGCCCAAGGGCTGCCCACCGTTCCCTCCACCATTCTGGATGAGCTGACGACCAACTGCTTCTTGCGCGCCAATAACTCAGACGTGAAAGCCTCTCTCGGCATGGACGATGCAGAGGATTGGGAAGTCTTTGCCGAGATCCGCACCTGCAAGGACAATGCCTGA
- a CDS encoding class I SAM-dependent methyltransferase → MFLDVLDLRNFYTQPLGRVTAHHVNHRIQTLWPNLKGLSMLGMGYAPPYIRAMRDKAERTLAFMPSQQGAVYWPSNGASSTALVDSNDLPLADASIDRVVLVHMLELVDNPAEHLREIWRVLTPGGRLMVVVPNRRGVWARVEHSPFAYGRPFSKRQLRHLLRDTMFTPTRWNDGLYFAPFKRKRFLGSAHLWERIGAQCWPAFSGVLIVEATKLLAQGLVSTEVSKVKTSFRPVFLPVPNLPSAGSHFPSYNPFANAEDGLQGERD, encoded by the coding sequence ATGTTTCTTGATGTTCTTGATTTAAGAAATTTCTATACCCAGCCGTTGGGGCGCGTTACTGCGCATCACGTCAATCATCGTATCCAGACGCTCTGGCCCAATCTTAAGGGATTGAGCATGCTGGGGATGGGCTACGCGCCACCCTATATTCGCGCCATGCGCGATAAAGCGGAGCGCACTCTGGCTTTCATGCCCTCGCAGCAGGGGGCCGTCTATTGGCCCTCAAACGGGGCTTCATCAACTGCATTGGTGGATAGCAACGATTTGCCTCTGGCAGATGCCAGCATTGATCGGGTCGTGCTGGTGCATATGCTGGAACTGGTCGACAATCCGGCTGAGCATTTGCGCGAGATCTGGCGGGTTTTGACCCCTGGTGGGCGGTTGATGGTGGTTGTGCCCAACCGGCGCGGCGTATGGGCGCGAGTGGAGCACTCTCCCTTTGCCTATGGCCGGCCCTTTTCGAAAAGGCAGCTCAGGCATCTGCTGCGCGATACCATGTTCACGCCGACGCGCTGGAATGACGGGCTCTATTTTGCCCCCTTCAAGAGAAAGCGCTTTCTGGGCTCCGCTCATCTGTGGGAGCGGATCGGTGCGCAATGCTGGCCCGCTTTCTCCGGTGTCCTGATTGTTGAAGCGACCAAGTTGCTGGCGCAGGGGTTGGTGAGTACAGAGGTCAGCAAGGTGAAGACCAGCTTCCGTCCGGTCTTCCTGCCGGTGCCGAATTTGCCGTCTGCTGGAAGCCACTTCCCGTCCTATAATCCTTTTGCAAATGCTGAGGATGGGTTGCAGGGCGAGCGTGATTAA
- the metW gene encoding methionine biosynthesis protein MetW — translation MSKSDKKALIVGGRADNTRIDFELVADMIAPNTKILDVGSDDGALLELLRDSRNVEGRGIELSQKGVNKCVARGLSVIQGDADEDLIYYPDDSFDYVILSQTIQATRNPKVVLEHLLRIGRKAIVSFPNFGHWRVRSDLLFRGTMPVNDYLPYSWYDTPNIHFCTVRDFVNLCREANAEIEKAHGLQGNGERISFSAPWWFWNLFAEQAIFLLSRKR, via the coding sequence ATGAGCAAGTCCGACAAAAAAGCCCTGATCGTCGGTGGGCGCGCAGACAATACCCGCATCGACTTCGAGCTGGTGGCAGACATGATCGCCCCCAACACCAAGATTCTGGATGTGGGCAGCGATGATGGCGCCTTGCTGGAGTTGCTGCGCGACAGCCGCAACGTCGAGGGACGCGGCATCGAGCTTTCCCAGAAGGGCGTGAATAAATGTGTGGCCCGTGGCCTGTCTGTCATTCAGGGCGATGCGGATGAAGATCTGATCTACTATCCTGATGACAGCTTTGACTATGTCATACTCAGCCAGACCATTCAGGCCACCCGCAACCCAAAGGTCGTGCTGGAACATTTGCTGCGCATCGGGCGCAAGGCAATTGTCTCCTTTCCCAATTTCGGACATTGGCGCGTGCGCTCGGACCTGCTGTTTCGCGGTACGATGCCAGTCAACGACTATCTGCCCTATAGCTGGTACGACACCCCGAACATCCATTTCTGTACGGTACGGGATTTCGTCAATCTGTGTCGGGAAGCAAACGCAGAAATCGAAAAAGCCCACGGCCTCCAGGGCAATGGCGAGCGCATTTCCTTTTCTGCGCCATGGTGGTTCTGGAACCTGTTTGCAGAGCAGGCCATTTTCCTTCTCAGCCGCAAGCGTTAA